Proteins from a genomic interval of Caulobacter rhizosphaerae:
- a CDS encoding O-antigen ligase family protein, with protein sequence MTAASLSESSERATRRTPWLSGVAIFVAVMTPLLAYLAPLGFAPLLALAGLLALPGLRLTRAAAPPLLILVAIALWAAASMSWSPLAIDVSKLKGYGDIESLTALKLFLQLATYGAAVVALRGVSDPGARRAATVLAYGAVALAGVAALDSLTGAAIYQTLHQVTGEAIRPDLAMVKVSLSTYALALLFWPAALILSRLWRRGLIWLMAVGTIVTSVICSSDACLGALAAGGVVWLLVYFARQTGAKVLVGLVAAPFVLAPLVVLVAVQTGTIAWLHRMVPASWDARLNIWTFAADHIQRHPFRGWGLDASRTFGPAIPLHTHNAQLQLWLELGAIGAALAGVFFCWLAYGVVRLSQRSRAEAAMAAAALVSYLVIGGLSFGVWQEWWLGLGAMTLIACGLARAVAQPQWTGLDELTPLA encoded by the coding sequence ATGACCGCGGCGTCCTTGTCCGAGTCGAGCGAAAGGGCGACGCGCCGCACGCCCTGGCTGAGCGGCGTGGCGATCTTCGTCGCGGTGATGACGCCGCTGCTGGCCTATCTGGCGCCGTTGGGCTTCGCGCCGCTGCTGGCCTTGGCCGGACTGCTGGCCTTGCCGGGCCTGAGGCTGACGCGCGCCGCCGCGCCACCCCTGCTGATCCTGGTGGCCATCGCCCTGTGGGCGGCGGCCAGCATGAGCTGGAGCCCCTTGGCGATCGACGTTTCGAAGCTCAAGGGCTACGGCGACATCGAGAGCCTGACGGCCCTGAAGCTGTTCTTGCAGCTGGCGACCTACGGCGCGGCGGTGGTGGCCTTGCGCGGCGTGTCCGACCCCGGCGCCCGGCGGGCGGCGACGGTGCTGGCCTATGGCGCGGTGGCGCTGGCCGGCGTCGCCGCGCTGGACTCGCTGACCGGCGCGGCGATCTACCAGACGCTCCATCAGGTGACTGGCGAGGCGATCCGGCCGGACCTGGCGATGGTCAAGGTCTCGCTTTCGACCTACGCCTTGGCGCTGCTGTTCTGGCCGGCCGCGCTGATCCTGTCGCGACTGTGGCGTCGTGGACTGATCTGGTTGATGGCCGTGGGCACGATCGTGACCTCGGTGATCTGCAGCTCGGACGCCTGCCTGGGCGCCCTGGCGGCGGGCGGGGTGGTCTGGCTGCTCGTGTACTTCGCCAGGCAGACCGGGGCCAAGGTATTGGTCGGGCTGGTGGCCGCGCCGTTCGTGCTGGCGCCCCTGGTCGTGCTGGTGGCCGTCCAGACCGGGACCATCGCCTGGCTGCACCGGATGGTTCCAGCCTCATGGGACGCCAGGCTCAACATCTGGACCTTCGCCGCGGACCATATCCAGCGCCACCCGTTCCGGGGCTGGGGATTGGACGCCAGCCGCACCTTCGGCCCGGCCATCCCGCTGCACACCCACAACGCCCAACTTCAGCTGTGGCTGGAGCTGGGCGCGATCGGCGCGGCCTTGGCCGGCGTATTCTTCTGCTGGCTGGCCTATGGCGTCGTGCGTTTGAGCCAGCGGTCTCGGGCCGAGGCGGCGATGGCCGCCGCCGCGCTGGTCAGCTATCTGGTGATCGGTGGGCTGAGTTTCGGGGTCTGGCAGGAATGGTGGCTGGGCCTGGGCGCCATGACGCTGATCGCCTGCGGCCTGGCCCGCGCGGTCGCCCAACCGCAATGGACCGGCTTGGATGAACTTACCCCATTGGCGTGA
- the gor gene encoding glutathione-disulfide reductase has protein sequence MAEYDFDLFVIGAGSGGVRAARVAAMSGARVAVAEEYRVGGTCVIRGCVPKKFMVYASEVKAQLKTAKGYGWTIGDASFDWKSFLHDKDVEIARLSGIYVTNLQKAGAHLLHGRAEIVDAHTVEVLPKAGSKDAGRYTARKILIATGGRPWRPDFPGAELGITSDEAFHLPELPKRVMVVGGGYIAVEFASIFNGLGVQTTLCYRGANILRGFDDDVRAHLADELEKRGIKVVLGCSHEKLEKTETGLLSTFNNDLTFETDAVMFATGRDPYVAGLGLEKVGVKLNDRGAIMVDDYSRTTADNIWAVGDVTDRINLTPVAIREGAAFAQTEFHDNPTTFDHDMVASAVFSQPPVGAVGMSEAQARQAFGKVDIYRAVFRPMKSTFYGGQDRCLMKLVVKPDDQRVVGVHVVGPGSPEIIQMAAIAVKMGVTKPQWDSTCAVHPTLAEELVTMREKYMPSEMGTV, from the coding sequence ATGGCTGAGTACGACTTCGACCTCTTCGTGATCGGCGCCGGTTCGGGCGGGGTGCGCGCCGCGCGTGTGGCCGCCATGAGCGGCGCCAGGGTCGCCGTGGCGGAGGAGTACCGCGTGGGCGGCACCTGCGTGATCCGCGGCTGCGTGCCCAAGAAGTTCATGGTCTACGCCAGCGAGGTGAAGGCGCAGCTGAAGACCGCCAAGGGCTATGGCTGGACGATCGGCGACGCCAGCTTCGACTGGAAGAGCTTTCTGCACGACAAGGACGTCGAGATCGCCCGCCTGTCGGGGATCTACGTCACCAACCTGCAGAAGGCCGGCGCCCACCTGCTGCATGGCCGGGCCGAGATCGTCGACGCCCATACCGTCGAGGTGCTGCCCAAGGCCGGGAGCAAGGACGCGGGCCGCTACACGGCGCGCAAGATCCTGATCGCCACCGGCGGCCGGCCCTGGCGTCCGGACTTTCCGGGCGCGGAACTGGGCATCACCTCGGACGAGGCCTTCCACCTGCCGGAGCTGCCCAAGCGGGTGATGGTGGTCGGCGGCGGCTATATCGCCGTCGAGTTCGCCAGCATCTTCAACGGCTTGGGCGTGCAGACCACGCTTTGTTACCGCGGCGCCAACATCCTGCGCGGCTTCGACGACGACGTGCGCGCGCACCTGGCCGACGAACTGGAAAAGCGTGGGATCAAGGTGGTGCTGGGCTGTTCGCACGAGAAACTGGAAAAGACCGAGACCGGCCTGCTCAGCACCTTCAACAACGACCTGACCTTCGAGACCGACGCGGTGATGTTCGCCACCGGCCGCGACCCCTACGTGGCGGGCCTGGGCCTGGAGAAGGTGGGCGTGAAGCTGAACGATCGCGGCGCGATCATGGTCGACGATTATTCCCGGACCACCGCCGACAACATCTGGGCGGTGGGCGACGTCACCGACCGCATCAACCTGACGCCCGTGGCGATCCGCGAGGGCGCGGCCTTCGCCCAGACCGAGTTCCACGACAATCCCACCACCTTCGACCACGACATGGTCGCCTCGGCCGTGTTCTCCCAACCGCCGGTCGGCGCGGTGGGCATGAGCGAGGCGCAGGCCCGGCAGGCGTTCGGCAAGGTCGACATCTATCGGGCGGTCTTCCGGCCCATGAAGAGCACCTTCTACGGCGGCCAGGATCGCTGCCTGATGAAGCTGGTGGTCAAGCCGGACGACCAGCGGGTGGTCGGCGTGCACGTGGTCGGACCCGGCTCGCCGGAAATCATCCAGATGGCGGCCATTGCGGTGAAAATGGGCGTGACCAAGCCGCAGTGGGATTCCACCTGCGCGGTCCACCCGACCCTGGCCGAGGAACTGGTGACGATGCGTGAGAAGTACATGCCGTCGGAGATGGGGACCGTATGA
- the rpiA gene encoding ribose-5-phosphate isomerase RpiA codes for MSADDQKRISGEAAAELVEAGMVVGLGTGSTAAWFVKALAARKLDIRGVPTSEATANLARELGIPLATLDDVKSIDLTVDGADEVGPGLSLIKGGGAALLREKLVWEASKRCVVIADAAKKVDHLGKFPLPIEVVRFGHVHTGHRLADIAAEFELLPPRLRMAERGVVVTDGGNVIYDLPSGVIAEPAALGAALKTVTGVVDHGLFLDLADEALLGTDQGVVKLVP; via the coding sequence ATGAGCGCCGACGATCAGAAGCGGATTTCGGGCGAGGCGGCCGCCGAGCTGGTGGAGGCCGGCATGGTCGTGGGCCTGGGCACCGGCTCGACCGCGGCCTGGTTCGTCAAGGCCCTGGCGGCGCGCAAGCTGGACATCCGCGGAGTGCCGACCTCGGAGGCGACCGCCAACCTCGCCCGCGAGCTGGGCATCCCGCTGGCGACCCTGGACGACGTCAAGTCGATCGACCTGACCGTCGACGGCGCCGACGAGGTCGGTCCGGGCCTGTCCCTGATCAAGGGCGGCGGCGCGGCCCTGTTGCGCGAGAAGCTGGTCTGGGAGGCCTCCAAGCGCTGCGTGGTGATCGCCGACGCCGCCAAGAAGGTCGATCACCTGGGCAAGTTCCCGCTGCCGATCGAGGTGGTGCGCTTCGGCCACGTCCACACCGGCCATCGCCTGGCCGACATCGCCGCCGAGTTCGAGCTGCTGCCGCCGCGCCTGCGCATGGCCGAGCGGGGCGTCGTGGTCACCGACGGCGGCAACGTGATCTACGACCTGCCGTCCGGCGTGATCGCCGAGCCGGCCGCCCTGGGCGCCGCGCTCAAGACCGTCACCGGCGTGGTCGACCACGGCCTGTTCCTCGACCTGGCGGACGAAGCCTTGCTGGGAACCGACCAGGGGGTGGTCAAGCTGGTCCCCTAG
- the glmU gene encoding bifunctional UDP-N-acetylglucosamine diphosphorylase/glucosamine-1-phosphate N-acetyltransferase GlmU yields MTNAVSSPARANPTRPRAAVILAAGQGTRMKSPTPKVLHRIGGRTLLDHAIDTAQALDCERIVVVVGAHSPQVGEHARKRLGEGATVLQDPPQGTGHAVLAAREALADFDGDVVVTFADCPLLSAPVIEPLFDLRAGSSRGGGADVAVLGFEAANPGAYGRLILAPGHVLLRIVEAKDADDTVKQVRHCNSGVLAADRALLFDLLANVGNDNANKEYYLTDVVGLAHDRSLSTRAAFAPEASVQGVNSQAELAAAEAVWQAARRSAFLVEGVTMPAPDTVHLSWDTRLAAGVTVEPFVVFGPGVSVATGAVIKAFSHLEGAAVGEGALIGPYARLRPGAEIGPDAHIGNFVEVKKVKVGAGAKANHLSYLGDGSVGPKANVGAGTIFCNYDGFDKFETHVGAGAFIGSNTALVAPVRVGDGAMTGSGSVITRDVADGALALGRGVQSDKPGWATRFRAMKAAKTARKDTK; encoded by the coding sequence ATGACCAACGCCGTCTCTTCGCCGGCCCGCGCCAACCCGACTCGGCCAAGGGCCGCCGTCATCCTGGCCGCCGGCCAGGGCACGCGGATGAAGTCGCCGACGCCCAAGGTGCTGCACCGGATCGGCGGCCGGACCCTGCTGGACCACGCCATCGACACCGCCCAGGCCCTGGACTGCGAACGCATTGTGGTGGTGGTCGGGGCCCACAGCCCGCAGGTCGGCGAGCATGCCAGGAAGCGCCTGGGCGAGGGCGCGACGGTGCTGCAGGATCCGCCCCAGGGCACCGGCCACGCGGTGCTGGCCGCCCGCGAGGCCCTGGCCGACTTCGACGGCGACGTGGTGGTGACCTTCGCCGACTGCCCCCTGCTGAGCGCCCCGGTGATCGAGCCGTTGTTCGACCTGCGGGCCGGTTCTTCGCGTGGGGGGGGCGCCGACGTGGCGGTGCTGGGCTTCGAGGCGGCCAATCCCGGCGCCTACGGACGGCTGATCCTGGCGCCTGGCCACGTGCTGCTGCGCATCGTCGAGGCCAAGGACGCCGACGATACGGTCAAGCAGGTCAGGCACTGCAATTCCGGCGTGCTGGCCGCCGACCGCGCCCTGCTGTTCGACCTGCTGGCCAATGTCGGCAACGACAACGCCAACAAGGAATATTACCTGACCGACGTGGTCGGCCTGGCCCACGACCGGTCGCTGTCGACTCGCGCGGCCTTCGCGCCGGAAGCCTCGGTGCAGGGCGTCAATTCCCAGGCCGAGCTGGCCGCCGCCGAGGCGGTCTGGCAGGCCGCGCGCCGCTCCGCCTTCCTGGTCGAGGGCGTGACCATGCCGGCGCCGGACACCGTGCACCTGAGCTGGGACACCCGGCTGGCCGCCGGGGTCACGGTCGAACCGTTCGTGGTGTTCGGCCCCGGCGTCAGCGTCGCCACCGGGGCGGTGATCAAGGCCTTCAGCCATCTGGAGGGCGCGGCGGTCGGCGAGGGCGCCCTGATCGGCCCCTACGCCCGCCTGCGGCCTGGGGCCGAGATCGGGCCGGACGCCCACATCGGCAACTTCGTCGAGGTCAAGAAGGTCAAGGTCGGAGCCGGCGCCAAGGCCAATCACCTGTCCTACCTGGGCGACGGCTCGGTCGGCCCGAAGGCCAATGTCGGGGCCGGGACGATCTTCTGTAACTATGACGGCTTCGACAAGTTCGAGACCCATGTCGGCGCGGGCGCCTTCATCGGCTCCAACACCGCCCTGGTGGCCCCGGTGCGGGTGGGGGACGGGGCGATGACCGGCTCGGGGTCGGTGATCACCCGCGACGTCGCGGACGGCGCGCTGGCGCTGGGGCGTGGCGTGCAGAGCGACAAGCCAGGCTGGGCGACCAGGTTCCGGGCCATGAAGGCGGCCAAGACGGCCAGGAAGGATACGAAATGA
- the gph gene encoding phosphoglycolate phosphatase (PGP is an essential enzyme in the glycolate salvage pathway in higher organisms (photorespiration in plants). Phosphoglycolate results from the oxidase activity of RubisCO in the Calvin cycle when concentrations of carbon dioxide are low relative to oxygen. This enzyme is a member of the Haloacid Dehalogenase (HAD) superfamily of aspartate-nucleophile hydrolase enzymes (PF00702).), translated as MHAQNDIPKAEILKGATIAFDLDGTLVDTAPDLVASLNLILAEEGLPPLPFDDVRKMVGRGAKALLERGFAAAGAPLDADQAPVLVERFVALYLGRIAHESAPFPGVVDALVSLRAAGAKLAVCTNKLTHLSVALLDALDLTQYFDAVVGADSAPAAKPDPRHLLATIAAVGGDPARAVMVGDSINDALAAKAANVPTLLVTFGYTEAPVETLGGDLLIDAFSDAPSACITLLASCGRRNAGL; from the coding sequence ATGCATGCCCAGAACGACATTCCCAAGGCCGAGATTCTGAAGGGCGCGACGATCGCCTTCGATCTCGACGGCACCCTGGTCGACACCGCCCCGGACCTGGTGGCTTCGCTGAACCTCATCCTGGCCGAGGAAGGCTTGCCGCCGCTGCCGTTCGACGACGTGCGCAAGATGGTCGGCCGTGGCGCCAAGGCCCTGCTGGAGCGCGGCTTCGCCGCCGCCGGCGCCCCGCTGGACGCCGACCAAGCTCCGGTCCTGGTCGAGCGTTTCGTCGCCCTGTACCTGGGCCGCATCGCCCACGAGAGCGCCCCCTTCCCCGGCGTGGTCGACGCCCTGGTCTCCCTTCGCGCGGCCGGCGCCAAGCTGGCGGTCTGCACCAACAAGCTGACCCACCTGTCGGTCGCCCTGCTCGACGCCCTGGACCTGACCCAGTATTTCGACGCCGTGGTCGGGGCCGACAGCGCCCCCGCGGCCAAGCCGGATCCGCGGCACCTGCTGGCCACGATCGCGGCCGTGGGCGGCGACCCGGCCCGCGCGGTAATGGTCGGCGACAGCATCAACGACGCCTTGGCCGCCAAGGCCGCCAACGTGCCGACCCTGCTGGTCACGTTCGGCTACACCGAGGCGCCGGTCGAGACCCTGGGCGGAGATCTGTTGATAGATGCCTTCTCCGACGCGCCATCGGCCTGCATCACGCTTTTGGCCTCTTGCGGTCGCCGAAACGCCGGGCTATAG
- a CDS encoding MmcQ/YjbR family DNA-binding protein has product MTPEAFIALGAGLAMVKTKTVMGAVRLAVHGKTFTTVGWPQAGWAVVKLSPNEQADFIALSNAITPEPGRRGRKGVTLVRLRAVSEAVATRLLIAAWQAAAAPTTSLAKAG; this is encoded by the coding sequence ATGACCCCCGAAGCCTTCATCGCCCTCGGCGCGGGGCTGGCCATGGTCAAGACCAAGACGGTGATGGGGGCGGTGCGCCTGGCGGTGCATGGCAAGACCTTCACGACTGTTGGGTGGCCGCAGGCGGGCTGGGCGGTCGTCAAGCTGTCGCCGAACGAACAGGCTGATTTCATCGCGCTCAGCAACGCTATAACGCCAGAACCCGGGCGGCGTGGGCGCAAGGGTGTCACCTTGGTGCGACTGAGGGCGGTCAGCGAAGCCGTGGCGACGCGGCTCTTGATCGCCGCCTGGCAAGCAGCCGCCGCCCCAACAACATCTCTAGCTAAGGCGGGTTGA
- a CDS encoding DUF2274 domain-containing protein: MSKLKLGPLEDDAPVKVTVDLPAAVHRDLVDYAKALAAETGAKPAEPVKLIAPMLARFMASDRGFVRGRKRPPV, translated from the coding sequence GTGAGCAAGCTCAAGCTTGGGCCGCTGGAGGACGATGCGCCGGTCAAGGTCACGGTGGATCTGCCCGCGGCGGTGCATCGCGACCTGGTCGACTACGCCAAGGCCCTGGCGGCCGAAACCGGCGCCAAGCCGGCCGAACCGGTCAAGCTGATCGCCCCGATGCTGGCGCGGTTCATGGCTTCCGACCGAGGCTTCGTGCGCGGCCGCAAGCGGCCGCCGGTCTAG
- a CDS encoding TrbI/VirB10 family protein: MSEAIEQEQKAIAKDLRLRGAAKPVARVSRKALIVTGGVLAIGVSTALAWSLRERDRSVSQPVFQPAAPPPEQISGLPRDYLHRGSAPVLGPPLPGDLGRPILSAERSRDATPSKVASLTPVVAMSSPSGSVPARPDLRIQARRAARASGLFTLDEPSRPDGEAVVAGDPQSSGPDQRTTSPERLQAPASPYVLQAGSIIPAALVTGLRSDAAGLAVAQVSQDVYDSLGGHHRLIPAGARLIGEYETTTRAGQSRLSVGWTRLILPSGRSIVLDKLPAADAQGMAGLQDSVDRHGKAVLAAAALSTVLAIGAEAGQSSDGSDLERAIRRGASQSVSDVGQQAVERGLSLTPTLIIRPGAPLRVLLSRDLVLEPYQEEMIP; encoded by the coding sequence GTGAGCGAGGCGATCGAGCAAGAGCAGAAGGCCATCGCCAAAGATTTGCGCCTGCGCGGAGCCGCCAAGCCCGTGGCGCGGGTCTCTCGCAAGGCGCTGATCGTGACCGGCGGAGTGCTGGCGATCGGCGTTTCGACCGCCCTGGCCTGGTCGCTTAGAGAGCGTGACCGGTCCGTGTCCCAACCCGTCTTCCAGCCTGCCGCGCCGCCACCTGAACAGATCTCGGGCTTGCCCAGGGACTATCTGCATCGTGGTTCGGCGCCGGTCCTGGGGCCGCCGCTGCCCGGAGACCTTGGCCGGCCGATTCTCAGCGCCGAGCGGTCGCGAGACGCCACGCCGTCCAAGGTGGCGTCCCTAACGCCTGTGGTGGCCATGTCGTCGCCATCAGGCTCGGTTCCAGCCCGGCCCGATCTGCGTATCCAGGCTAGGCGGGCGGCGCGCGCCAGCGGCCTGTTCACGTTGGACGAGCCTAGCCGTCCGGATGGGGAAGCGGTCGTGGCCGGCGATCCGCAGAGCTCCGGCCCCGACCAGCGAACCACCAGTCCCGAGCGCTTGCAGGCTCCGGCCTCGCCCTATGTGCTGCAGGCCGGATCGATCATTCCCGCCGCCTTGGTCACGGGCTTGCGGTCCGATGCTGCGGGCCTCGCCGTCGCCCAGGTCAGCCAGGACGTCTATGACAGCCTGGGCGGCCACCACCGACTGATCCCGGCCGGCGCGCGACTGATCGGGGAATACGAGACCACAACGCGTGCTGGCCAGAGCCGGCTGTCGGTGGGCTGGACCCGCCTGATCCTGCCTTCGGGGCGTTCGATCGTTCTGGACAAGTTGCCAGCCGCGGACGCCCAAGGCATGGCGGGGCTGCAGGACAGCGTGGACCGACATGGCAAGGCGGTGCTGGCCGCCGCGGCCTTGAGCACAGTGTTGGCGATCGGAGCTGAGGCCGGGCAATCCAGTGACGGAAGCGACCTGGAACGGGCGATCCGCCGAGGCGCCAGCCAGTCCGTCAGCGACGTTGGCCAGCAGGCGGTGGAACGCGGCCTTTCGTTGACGCCGACCCTGATCATCCGGCCCGGCGCGCCGCTCAGGGTCCTGTTGTCCCGCGACCTGGTTCTGGAGCCCTACCAGGAGGAGATGATCCCGTGA
- the trbG gene encoding P-type conjugative transfer protein TrbG translates to MIRLLPIATLVAVLGAAQPASAAAAEAPQGVAFTEFQFAERGVYDLVATPGQITDIVLEPGETLVQSHPIAAGDTVRWVIGDTTSGEGAGRRVHVLVKPVQADLSTNLIISTSRRAYHLQLRSSSRAFLSQVVWRYPTPAKPPTAAVVPPGPAPVVVPPPAPDPARLNFGYRLKGAAPWRPARVFDDGVRTYVEFGPAVALSDLPPLFITGLDGRTSELVNYRVVGRRLVVDRLFDHAQLRFGLRRWERRVRIDRQPGDREVDL, encoded by the coding sequence ATGATCCGGTTGCTGCCGATTGCGACACTGGTGGCTGTCCTCGGCGCGGCGCAGCCGGCCTCGGCGGCCGCCGCCGAAGCTCCCCAAGGCGTGGCCTTCACGGAGTTTCAATTCGCCGAGCGCGGCGTCTATGACCTGGTGGCCACGCCGGGCCAGATCACCGACATCGTGCTGGAGCCCGGCGAGACCCTGGTCCAATCCCACCCGATCGCGGCCGGCGACACCGTACGCTGGGTGATCGGCGACACCACGAGCGGGGAGGGCGCGGGCCGGCGCGTCCACGTCCTGGTCAAGCCCGTCCAGGCCGACCTGTCGACCAATCTGATCATCAGCACCAGCCGCCGCGCCTATCATCTGCAACTTCGATCCTCCAGCCGCGCCTTCCTGTCTCAGGTCGTCTGGCGCTATCCGACGCCGGCCAAGCCGCCGACGGCGGCCGTTGTCCCGCCCGGACCGGCTCCCGTCGTCGTCCCGCCGCCGGCCCCCGATCCGGCGCGCCTAAACTTCGGTTATCGGCTGAAGGGGGCGGCTCCCTGGCGGCCCGCGCGGGTCTTCGACGACGGAGTTCGGACCTATGTCGAGTTCGGGCCAGCCGTGGCCCTCAGCGATCTGCCGCCGTTGTTCATCACAGGGCTGGACGGCAGGACCTCCGAACTGGTCAACTACCGCGTGGTCGGTCGCCGGCTGGTCGTCGATCGCCTGTTCGACCACGCCCAACTGCGGTTCGGGCTCAGGCGCTGGGAGCGCCGCGTCCGGATCGATCGACAGCCAGGCGATCGGGAGGTCGACCTGTGA
- the trbF gene encoding conjugal transfer protein TrbF, which translates to MNPFKGPARLGATPVPETPYQRAGQAWDERIGSARVQAANWRLIALGLLASNIVQSGGMIWQAARGSVTPWVVEVDRLGQTLAIGPAQRGYRPPDAVIAWTLSRFIENTRAVPADAVVLGQNWRRAYDFVDAAGAAALSEYARVADPFAQVGRSQVSVEVTNVVRASPDSFRLAWIERRYVDGQLVSTQRWSAILTLVIVAPTSPEAFVKNPFGIFVRAVSWSREYGA; encoded by the coding sequence ATGAACCCGTTCAAGGGGCCTGCGCGCCTGGGCGCGACGCCCGTCCCCGAAACCCCGTACCAGCGGGCCGGCCAGGCCTGGGACGAACGCATCGGAAGCGCCCGCGTCCAGGCCGCCAACTGGCGGCTGATCGCATTGGGCTTGCTGGCCAGCAACATCGTCCAGTCGGGCGGCATGATCTGGCAGGCCGCCCGCGGCTCGGTCACGCCCTGGGTGGTGGAGGTCGATCGCCTGGGTCAGACCCTTGCGATCGGCCCGGCCCAGCGCGGTTACCGGCCCCCCGATGCGGTGATAGCCTGGACGCTGTCGCGCTTCATCGAAAACACCCGCGCCGTGCCGGCGGATGCGGTGGTGCTGGGGCAAAACTGGCGGCGCGCCTACGACTTCGTCGACGCCGCCGGTGCGGCGGCGTTGTCGGAGTACGCGCGGGTCGCCGATCCCTTCGCCCAGGTCGGCCGATCGCAGGTGTCGGTCGAGGTCACCAACGTGGTGCGCGCCTCGCCCGACAGCTTCCGCCTGGCCTGGATCGAGCGGCGCTATGTCGACGGGCAACTGGTCTCGACCCAACGCTGGAGCGCGATCCTGACGCTGGTCATCGTCGCGCCGACTTCGCCCGAGGCTTTCGTCAAGAACCCGTTCGGGATCTTCGTGCGGGCCGTGTCCTGGTCGCGGGAGTACGGCGCATGA
- the trbL gene encoding P-type conjugative transfer protein TrbL, which produces MSDTGVIDRMLDVYTRHIDSGFGLLGGEVGYLSTTLVAIDMTLAALFWAWAQDDVTARLVKKTLYVGFFAFLIGNFHALTLIILKSFSGLGLKASGAGISSEDFLRPGKLAALGVSSCKPILEAASQLGGFPGFFENIVQIVILLAVALLVIVAFFVIAVQIFVVLIEFKLTTLAGFVLVPFALFGRTAFLAERVLGNVIASGVKVMVLAVIVGIGSSLFSEFTSASSGQPTLEEVLAMALAALTLLGLSIFGPGIASGLVSGAPQLGLGAAVGTGLTVAGMAMVGAGAAQMAAGGGASLASAAAGAGGPGGPRPGPGAPTPEGPGGGPSGPGSGGGAVAGGVQAKSASGPSGGEPGSGTPSDGSAEAAETPSWARELKQQQALAHGASLAAHGLASGDDHSGGASPSLSEQS; this is translated from the coding sequence ATGAGCGACACCGGCGTCATCGACCGGATGCTGGACGTCTACACCCGGCATATCGACAGCGGGTTTGGCTTGCTGGGCGGCGAGGTCGGCTACCTCTCCACCACCCTGGTGGCCATCGACATGACCCTGGCGGCGCTGTTTTGGGCCTGGGCTCAGGACGATGTGACCGCGCGCCTGGTCAAGAAGACCCTCTATGTCGGGTTCTTCGCCTTCCTGATCGGCAACTTCCACGCCCTGACCTTGATCATCCTCAAGAGCTTCTCGGGTCTGGGCCTGAAGGCGTCCGGGGCGGGGATCTCGAGCGAGGACTTCCTGCGGCCGGGCAAGCTGGCGGCGCTGGGCGTGTCATCGTGCAAGCCGATCCTTGAAGCGGCCAGCCAGTTGGGCGGCTTTCCCGGCTTCTTCGAGAACATCGTCCAGATCGTTATCCTGCTGGCTGTGGCCCTGCTGGTGATCGTCGCTTTCTTCGTCATCGCCGTGCAGATCTTCGTGGTGCTGATCGAGTTCAAGCTGACCACCCTGGCCGGCTTCGTGCTCGTGCCCTTCGCCCTGTTTGGTCGCACCGCCTTCCTGGCCGAGCGCGTGCTGGGCAATGTCATCGCCTCAGGCGTCAAGGTCATGGTCCTGGCGGTGATCGTCGGGATCGGCTCGAGCCTGTTTTCCGAATTCACCAGCGCCTCTTCAGGCCAGCCGACCCTGGAGGAGGTTCTGGCCATGGCGCTGGCCGCCCTGACTTTGCTGGGCTTGTCGATCTTTGGTCCCGGGATTGCCTCTGGCCTGGTATCGGGCGCGCCGCAACTGGGCCTGGGCGCGGCGGTCGGAACCGGTCTCACGGTCGCGGGCATGGCGATGGTCGGGGCCGGCGCGGCGCAGATGGCGGCGGGCGGCGGCGCGAGCCTGGCTTCAGCCGCCGCAGGCGCGGGCGGTCCCGGCGGCCCGAGGCCCGGTCCCGGGGCGCCAACGCCTGAGGGACCCGGGGGCGGTCCTTCCGGACCGGGGTCCGGCGGCGGAGCGGTCGCGGGTGGCGTGCAGGCCAAGTCCGCGTCGGGTCCGAGCGGCGGCGAACCCGGTTCGGGGACTCCGTCGGACGGATCGGCCGAGGCCGCCGAGACGCCGTCCTGGGCGCGCGAGCTCAAGCAACAACAGGCCCTGGCCCATGGCGCGAGCCTGGCCGCCCACGGCCTGGCCAGCGGCGACGACCATAGCGGCGGCGCCAGTCCATCACTCTCGGAGCAAAGCTGA
- the trbK-alt gene encoding putative entry exclusion protein TrbK-alt has translation MNRSLVWGIALIILLGGAALAGRASRAPAKPAPPALVDAELARCRTADQGDLACRAAWAAARDRFFGRPAS, from the coding sequence ATGAACCGGTCCCTCGTCTGGGGAATCGCACTGATCATCTTGCTTGGCGGCGCTGCCTTGGCGGGCAGGGCGTCGCGGGCTCCGGCCAAACCAGCGCCGCCTGCTTTGGTCGACGCCGAGCTTGCGCGGTGCAGGACGGCCGATCAGGGCGACCTGGCCTGTCGCGCCGCCTGGGCCGCGGCGCGAGACCGGTTCTTCGGACGGCCCGCGTCATGA